From Vicingus serpentipes, the proteins below share one genomic window:
- a CDS encoding DUF7935 family protein → MDTFLELLKYTVPSFIMFVATYLILKKFMDNEYRKQMLELRKANQKIATPLRLQAYERLILFLERVSINNVVSRVNRQGMDAKLLQSSLVQTIRTEFEHNISQQVYVSATVWETTKIAKEEVIKIINIAATQVPANATNAELSKKIFDIVLKLESSPTQIAINQIKNEVRQLF, encoded by the coding sequence ATGGATACTTTTTTAGAACTTTTAAAATATACAGTTCCTTCTTTCATCATGTTTGTGGCTACATATTTAATTTTAAAGAAATTTATGGACAATGAGTACCGTAAACAGATGTTAGAACTTAGAAAAGCTAATCAAAAAATAGCTACACCTTTAAGACTTCAAGCTTATGAACGTTTAATTTTATTTTTGGAGAGAGTATCAATAAATAATGTTGTGTCGAGAGTTAATAGGCAAGGTATGGATGCAAAGTTATTACAATCTAGTTTAGTACAAACTATTAGAACAGAATTTGAACATAATATTAGCCAACAAGTTTATGTTTCTGCTACTGTTTGGGAAACAACCAAAATTGCAAAAGAAGAGGTGATAAAAATTATAAATATTGCAGCAACTCAAGTTCCAGCAAATGCTACAAATGCTGAACTAAGTAAAAAAATATTTGATATAGTATTGAAATTAGAATCTTCACCTACTCAAATTGCAATCAATCAAATTAAAAATGAAGTGCGTCAGTTATTCTGA
- the meaB gene encoding methylmalonyl Co-A mutase-associated GTPase MeaB, whose amino-acid sequence MKNINKIKLKKQTLNPASYYFDAIIAGNITILSKAITLLESTKIENHKIAEEIIELCLPYSGKSQRIGITGVPGVGKSTFIESFGKYLINEHHKKVAVLAIDPSSQKSGGSILGDKTRMNDLSINSNAFIRPSPSAGALGGVAKATRESIILCEAAGFNIILIETVGVGQSETNVNSMVDFFLLLMLAGAGDELQGIKRGIMEMADAILINKSDSEDSTKIKLAKQNYKNALHLFPANKSGWLPKVESCSALNNIGIEKTWEIINKHNELTHLNGWFEQNRKDQAKFWLNETISDSIKNMFYQNEKIKSLLPQIENDVVNGIISPFKAAHLLLNEFKK is encoded by the coding sequence ATGAAAAACATTAATAAAATAAAACTAAAAAAACAGACTCTAAATCCTGCAAGCTACTATTTTGATGCTATTATCGCTGGTAACATTACCATTTTGAGTAAAGCTATTACTCTTTTAGAAAGTACTAAAATAGAAAACCATAAGATTGCAGAAGAAATTATTGAGTTGTGTTTGCCTTACTCTGGTAAATCACAACGAATTGGAATTACAGGTGTTCCTGGAGTTGGCAAAAGTACTTTTATAGAGTCTTTTGGAAAGTATTTAATAAATGAACATCATAAAAAAGTTGCTGTTTTAGCTATTGATCCTAGTAGTCAAAAAAGTGGTGGTAGTATTTTGGGTGACAAAACAAGGATGAACGACCTATCCATAAATAGCAATGCCTTTATTCGCCCTTCACCTTCTGCTGGAGCTTTAGGTGGTGTAGCAAAAGCGACAAGAGAATCAATTATTTTATGTGAAGCGGCAGGATTTAATATTATCTTAATAGAGACCGTTGGTGTTGGTCAATCAGAAACTAATGTGAATTCGATGGTTGATTTCTTTTTATTACTTATGCTAGCTGGAGCCGGAGACGAGTTACAAGGTATAAAACGAGGAATCATGGAAATGGCTGATGCTATATTAATTAACAAGTCAGATAGCGAAGATTCAACTAAAATAAAATTAGCTAAACAGAATTACAAAAATGCATTACACTTATTTCCTGCTAATAAAAGTGGTTGGCTACCAAAAGTAGAATCTTGCTCAGCTTTGAATAATATTGGAATTGAAAAAACATGGGAAATAATTAATAAACATAATGAGCTAACACATTTAAATGGTTGGTTTGAGCAAAATAGAAAAGACCAAGCTAAATTTTGGCTAAATGAAACTATATCTGATTCAATTAAAAATATGTTTTATCAAAACGAAAAAATTAAATCCCTACTTCCTCAAATAGAAAATGATGTTGTAAACGGAATAATTAGCCCTTTTAAAGCTGCACACCTTTTACTTAATGAATTTAAAAAGTAA
- a CDS encoding efflux RND transporter periplasmic adaptor subunit — MAKRKIIILIVVFSLLFLVVYRLATGKDDGAKKGAVKGDNNKYVKVHEVKNDTVDIFVTGFGRVSSSRNITLSAEVQGVLLSGGVDLKAGQSFSQGQLLFKINDKEAQLALKARKSGFLNLMASVLPDIKIDFSDNVTAWSGFLDNIDLDNSLPDLPSFKSNKEKTFLAAKNILAEYYNIKGDEERLKKYSVYAPFNGSVVAVTAETGAIINPGSPIATIIKTVALEVAVPVSPENISLIKVGNKVNLFSENKEMKWDGKVARIAQNINPNTQSIDVFVSIESNIEQQLYNGMYVEASIYADKVDNADEISRRSFLNDQTIYTVVDSMLIRKNPTIIKRNKNTVIVKGLNSGELVVIEPIPGAVDSMKVAPIIQ; from the coding sequence ATGGCTAAGCGTAAAATAATTATTTTAATTGTAGTTTTTTCATTGTTATTTCTTGTGGTATATAGATTAGCCACAGGTAAAGATGATGGTGCTAAAAAAGGAGCGGTAAAAGGAGATAACAACAAATATGTAAAGGTTCATGAAGTTAAAAATGATACTGTAGATATTTTTGTTACAGGATTTGGTAGAGTTTCTTCTTCAAGAAATATAACGCTTTCAGCTGAAGTTCAAGGTGTCCTTTTATCTGGAGGAGTTGACTTGAAAGCAGGTCAGAGTTTTTCACAAGGACAATTACTTTTTAAAATAAATGATAAAGAAGCTCAATTAGCTTTAAAAGCTAGAAAAAGTGGCTTTTTAAATTTAATGGCATCTGTTCTGCCTGATATCAAAATTGATTTCTCGGATAATGTTACTGCTTGGTCTGGGTTCCTTGATAATATTGACTTAGACAATTCTCTTCCTGATTTACCTTCGTTTAAATCAAATAAAGAAAAAACTTTTTTGGCAGCAAAAAATATTTTAGCAGAATACTACAACATTAAAGGTGATGAGGAAAGACTAAAGAAATATAGTGTTTATGCACCTTTTAATGGAAGTGTTGTTGCTGTTACAGCTGAAACAGGAGCAATTATAAATCCTGGTTCACCAATAGCTACAATTATTAAAACGGTTGCTTTGGAAGTTGCAGTTCCTGTAAGTCCAGAAAATATCTCATTAATTAAAGTAGGTAATAAAGTGAATTTATTTAGTGAGAATAAAGAAATGAAATGGGATGGAAAAGTAGCTAGGATAGCACAAAACATTAATCCAAATACTCAATCAATAGATGTTTTTGTTAGTATAGAATCCAATATAGAGCAACAATTGTATAACGGAATGTATGTTGAAGCAAGTATTTATGCTGATAAAGTAGACAATGCTGATGAAATTTCGAGAAGGTCGTTTTTAAATGACCAAACTATATATACTGTTGTAGATAGTATGCTAATTAGAAAAAATCCAACAATCATAAAAAGAAACAAAAACACAGTAATAGTTAAGGGGTTGAACAGTGGAGAATTGGTTGTGATAGAACCAATTCCTGGTGCGGTTGATAGTATGAAAGTAGCTCCAATTATTCAATAA
- a CDS encoding efflux RND transporter permease subunit — translation MRNLISFFIRKPIWANAIIVITAMFGITAIVTMDSSFFPEQDPNRIGISVFYNGASPLEMEEGVTIKIEQALKGISGIEELFSTSSENVASVNIVAYKDVDLDEVLRDVENAVDGINSFPAGAEKPTIVKQRGFMNSRASFISLSGDVDIIKLKETAEKIEDELLNTDAISQVLKDGYPATEFSIEVEEEQLLRYNLKFDDVANAVRFNNRDVSAGSVKTDGEEYLIRAKAKQNTVQGIEDLVIRTTPNGDIITLGDVAKVKYQFADSPVKSYVNGDRNVTLTIMKLEDEDLGAISDEVKRYVEEFNSKHDDMKLTIMFQFYDMLKQRIDMLMNNGFIGLLLVLIVLGLFLNLRLSIWVAAGIPISFLGMFIVGALYGITINMISLFGMILVVGIIVDDGIVIAENIYAHYEKGKTPYQATLDGTMEVISSVFTSVLTTVVAFSVLLFIEGMEQMQEMAFVVIASLLFSLIEAFLVLPSHLRTKKLQQKEKSNNIFSKIKQAVENSISYLKDNVYGKGLKAIMYKKRLRRALAFFPLLFMILIITLLTNGIIKSTFFPAIPFDDFKVEFAYKSGEPKEKTTEFMWYCYDQVMAVKYELEEEYGDTLITYVSAVIGGTEELGESGSHAGMVRVNLDVEGAEISSFEIAKRVENKIKKDPTLEKFMVGGGNRWGKPVEIALKGDDYRQIKEAKDYLKKELAKMPELKDITDNGGQGNREILLELTQKARTLGLTHLDITNQIRQGFFGEEVQRLIIGTEEVRVWVRYPEQDRKSLGQLDNVKIKTATGQLIPLKELVEYKIERGEVSIKHFEGVREIRVDAAQVDAYASTSEINLAIEEKIVPQLKANFPGVNVEFRGQAESAQKSGSSMAIIGGILIMLMLLILSLNFNSLWQGLMFFPIILIGPFCAMLGHGIEHQPFSLLSVWGVIALMGVLVNDAVVFLDKYNRNLKEGMSLVDAAIDAGTSRFRAILLTSITTIAGLYPLILEPSFQAQFLVPMAISVAYGVLFGTVFILMFFPLLILLFNDVRKAFKWLWTGVKPMPEEVEPTLMDVKRDADIINN, via the coding sequence ATGAGAAATTTAATTTCATTTTTTATACGTAAACCAATTTGGGCAAATGCAATTATTGTAATTACTGCAATGTTTGGTATTACGGCTATTGTTACAATGGATAGTTCATTTTTCCCAGAACAAGATCCAAACAGAATAGGAATAAGTGTTTTTTATAATGGGGCATCTCCACTAGAAATGGAAGAGGGTGTTACCATAAAAATTGAACAAGCATTAAAAGGAATTTCAGGAATTGAAGAATTATTTTCGACATCTTCAGAAAATGTTGCCTCAGTAAATATTGTAGCTTATAAAGATGTAGATCTTGATGAAGTTTTAAGAGATGTTGAAAATGCTGTTGATGGTATTAATAGTTTTCCAGCAGGCGCAGAGAAACCAACTATTGTGAAACAAAGAGGTTTTATGAATAGTAGAGCCTCTTTTATTTCATTATCAGGTGATGTTGATATTATTAAGCTAAAAGAAACTGCTGAGAAGATAGAGGATGAATTACTGAATACAGATGCTATTAGCCAAGTTTTAAAAGATGGATATCCAGCAACCGAATTTTCTATTGAAGTAGAAGAGGAACAATTGTTAAGGTATAATTTAAAATTTGATGACGTAGCAAATGCAGTAAGATTTAACAATAGAGATGTTTCTGCTGGTTCTGTTAAGACAGATGGTGAAGAGTATCTAATTAGAGCAAAAGCTAAACAAAACACTGTACAAGGTATTGAAGATTTAGTGATAAGAACAACACCAAATGGAGATATTATTACATTGGGTGATGTTGCTAAAGTCAAATATCAATTTGCTGATTCTCCAGTTAAAAGTTATGTTAATGGTGATAGAAATGTGACATTAACGATAATGAAATTAGAGGATGAGGATTTAGGGGCAATTTCTGATGAAGTAAAAAGGTATGTAGAGGAATTTAATTCGAAGCATGATGATATGAAACTGACTATTATGTTTCAGTTTTATGATATGTTAAAGCAGCGAATTGATATGTTGATGAATAATGGTTTTATAGGCTTGTTACTAGTTTTAATTGTTTTAGGATTGTTCCTTAATTTAAGATTGTCAATATGGGTGGCAGCTGGTATTCCTATTTCATTTTTAGGAATGTTTATAGTAGGCGCTTTATATGGTATAACTATAAATATGATTTCGTTATTTGGAATGATACTCGTTGTTGGTATTATCGTTGATGATGGAATTGTAATTGCCGAAAATATTTATGCTCATTACGAAAAAGGTAAAACACCATATCAAGCAACTTTAGATGGGACAATGGAGGTAATATCTTCCGTATTCACTTCTGTTCTTACTACTGTTGTAGCTTTTAGTGTGCTTCTATTTATTGAAGGAATGGAACAAATGCAAGAAATGGCATTTGTAGTTATAGCATCATTATTATTCTCATTAATAGAGGCATTCTTAGTATTACCATCTCACTTAAGAACTAAAAAATTACAGCAAAAAGAAAAATCAAACAACATCTTTTCTAAAATTAAACAAGCAGTTGAAAATAGCATCAGTTATTTAAAAGACAACGTTTATGGAAAAGGATTAAAGGCTATAATGTATAAAAAAAGGTTAAGACGTGCATTGGCTTTTTTCCCATTATTATTTATGATTTTAATTATTACACTTTTAACTAATGGTATTATTAAATCAACTTTTTTTCCAGCTATACCATTCGATGACTTTAAAGTCGAGTTTGCATATAAATCTGGGGAACCTAAAGAAAAAACTACTGAATTTATGTGGTATTGCTATGATCAAGTTATGGCAGTAAAATATGAATTGGAAGAAGAGTATGGAGATACTTTAATTACTTATGTTTCAGCTGTTATTGGAGGAACCGAGGAACTTGGAGAAAGCGGTTCACATGCTGGAATGGTAAGGGTTAATCTGGATGTTGAAGGAGCAGAGATTTCGAGTTTTGAAATCGCAAAAAGGGTTGAAAATAAAATTAAGAAAGATCCAACCTTAGAAAAATTTATGGTTGGAGGTGGAAACCGTTGGGGAAAACCAGTTGAAATTGCATTGAAAGGAGATGATTATAGACAGATAAAAGAAGCTAAAGATTACTTAAAGAAAGAGTTAGCTAAAATGCCAGAATTAAAAGATATAACTGATAATGGAGGGCAAGGAAATAGAGAAATACTTCTAGAGTTAACTCAAAAAGCTAGAACTTTAGGATTAACCCATTTAGATATTACGAACCAAATAAGACAAGGATTTTTTGGAGAAGAAGTTCAGCGTTTAATTATTGGTACAGAAGAAGTGAGGGTTTGGGTTAGATATCCTGAACAAGATAGAAAGTCTTTGGGACAGTTGGATAATGTTAAAATTAAAACAGCAACAGGCCAATTAATCCCGTTAAAAGAATTAGTTGAATATAAAATTGAAAGGGGAGAAGTTAGTATTAAGCATTTTGAGGGAGTTCGTGAAATAAGAGTTGATGCGGCTCAGGTTGATGCATATGCTTCAACTTCTGAAATTAACTTAGCTATAGAAGAAAAAATTGTGCCTCAGCTAAAAGCAAATTTTCCAGGCGTAAACGTTGAATTTAGAGGCCAAGCTGAATCCGCTCAAAAATCGGGTTCATCTATGGCTATAATAGGAGGGATATTAATCATGTTAATGTTATTAATTCTGTCACTTAATTTTAATTCATTATGGCAAGGATTAATGTTTTTTCCTATTATTTTGATTGGTCCTTTTTGTGCTATGTTAGGTCACGGTATTGAACACCAACCTTTTTCATTGTTAAGTGTATGGGGAGTTATTGCTTTAATGGGAGTTTTAGTTAATGATGCTGTAGTATTTTTAGATAAATACAATAGAAACCTAAAAGAAGGAATGAGTTTAGTAGATGCAGCAATTGATGCTGGAACTTCTAGGTTTAGAGCAATTTTATTAACCTCAATAACTACCATTGCTGGTTTGTACCCATTAATTCTTGAACCAAGTTTTCAGGCTCAGTTTTTAGTGCCAATGGCAATTTCCGTGGCTTATGGAGTATTGTTTGGAACAGTCTTTATTTTGATGTTTTTCCCTTTATTAATCTTATTATTTAATGATGTTAGAAAAGCTTTTAAATGGTTATGGACTGGAGTTAAGCCAATGCCTGAAGAAGTTGAGCCTACATTGATGGACGTAAAAAGAGATGCTGACATTATAAATAATTAG
- a CDS encoding TolC family protein — MNSIIIKTIKNSQLIVLGLLCLSFNLKAQDNLSLKDAIEIGLKSNFQIQIAGKNIEVAERNNNWLEAGALPSISANASQGFNWSDNNNPASFIQGTSQSNSLTYGADLNWVLFNGFKVKISKDRLQYLQEQSEGNAAVVVENTIQSIILGYYNVLLQQEKLNAIHKLLEVSSDRYKYMQDKKDLGSASTFDLLQVKNALLTDSTNYLMQELAFKNAQRNLNMLMAINVENKYVLTDKLEHTKNLLSIDGLKEKMLSNNQTLKNQYINQNILKKDKNLMRANLFPVFSFNTGTNKTISGFKGNSISGESINTSGNESFTYYANLSLTFTLFNGHKTHRAYGNLKIQEEIADLTINEMELSLTNDLISAYELYSARTAILYLTKSTLENAELNLQIATEKYKTGSISSFEFRDIQTSYLNTAATHLESVFNAISGNTDIVRLTGGIIEDFK, encoded by the coding sequence ATGAATAGTATAATTATTAAAACAATAAAAAATAGCCAACTTATAGTTTTAGGCTTATTGTGTTTAAGTTTTAATCTTAAAGCACAAGATAATTTATCGTTAAAAGATGCCATAGAAATTGGGTTGAAATCTAATTTTCAAATTCAAATTGCTGGAAAGAATATAGAGGTTGCTGAAAGAAACAATAATTGGTTAGAAGCTGGTGCTTTACCTTCAATTTCGGCTAATGCTAGTCAAGGTTTTAATTGGAGCGATAACAATAACCCTGCTTCTTTCATACAAGGTACTTCTCAATCTAACAGTCTTACTTATGGTGCTGATTTAAATTGGGTATTATTTAATGGGTTTAAGGTGAAAATATCAAAAGATAGATTACAGTACTTACAAGAGCAAAGCGAAGGAAATGCTGCAGTAGTAGTAGAGAATACTATCCAATCGATTATACTTGGTTATTACAATGTGTTATTACAACAAGAAAAATTGAATGCAATTCATAAACTACTAGAAGTATCATCAGATAGATACAAGTATATGCAGGATAAAAAAGATTTAGGGAGTGCTTCAACGTTTGATTTGTTACAAGTGAAAAATGCTTTGCTTACTGATTCAACAAACTATTTAATGCAAGAGTTAGCTTTTAAAAATGCACAGCGTAACTTAAATATGCTTATGGCTATAAATGTTGAAAATAAATATGTGTTAACAGATAAATTAGAACACACCAAAAATTTATTAAGTATAGATGGGTTGAAAGAAAAAATGTTGTCAAACAACCAAACTCTAAAAAATCAATACATCAATCAAAATATTCTTAAAAAAGATAAAAACTTAATGCGTGCAAACTTATTTCCAGTATTTTCTTTTAACACAGGAACTAATAAAACTATTAGTGGCTTTAAAGGAAACTCAATAAGTGGAGAGAGTATTAATACTAGTGGGAATGAATCGTTTACTTATTATGCAAATTTGTCGCTTACATTTACGTTGTTTAATGGGCACAAAACTCATAGGGCATATGGTAACTTAAAGATTCAAGAAGAAATTGCTGATTTAACAATTAATGAAATGGAGTTGTCCCTAACAAATGATTTAATTTCTGCTTATGAATTATATTCAGCTCGTACAGCTATTTTATACTTAACAAAGTCAACTTTAGAAAATGCTGAGTTAAACCTGCAAATAGCTACAGAAAAATATAAAACTGGAAGTATTTCTTCGTTTGAGTTTAGAGATATACAGACTTCTTACTTAAATACTGCGGCAACACATTTAGAGTCTGTTTTTAATGCTATTTCAGGAAATACGGATATAGTAAGATTGACAGGAGGAATAATTGAAGATTTTAAATAG
- a CDS encoding ABC transporter ATP-binding protein, which translates to MIEIKDLHKSYKIGKNSLHVLKGINFNVKEGELVAIMGSSGSGKSTLLNILGMLDVADEGTYTLDNFPIKDLDETKAAKYRNKFLGFIFQSFNLINYKSALENVALPLYYQKVPRKERNETALRYLEKVGLADWATHLPSELSGGQKQRIAIARALAAQPKVLLADEPTGALDSTTSYEVMQLIQEINDDGKTILVVTHEDDIAKMCKRVVILKDGVIIEDKFVDQVRASDHV; encoded by the coding sequence ATGATTGAAATAAAAGACTTACATAAATCTTATAAAATTGGTAAAAACTCATTACATGTTTTAAAGGGAATTAATTTTAATGTAAAAGAAGGTGAGTTAGTAGCGATAATGGGTTCTTCAGGTTCTGGTAAATCAACTTTGCTTAATATTCTTGGAATGTTAGATGTTGCCGATGAAGGGACTTATACTTTGGATAATTTTCCGATTAAAGATTTAGATGAAACAAAAGCAGCTAAGTATAGAAATAAGTTTTTAGGGTTTATTTTTCAGTCTTTTAACTTAATTAATTATAAATCAGCACTCGAAAATGTTGCCTTGCCCCTTTATTATCAAAAAGTACCCCGCAAAGAACGTAATGAAACTGCTTTAAGATATTTAGAAAAAGTAGGTTTAGCCGATTGGGCAACCCATTTGCCAAGTGAATTGTCTGGAGGACAAAAACAACGTATAGCTATTGCTAGAGCGTTAGCCGCTCAACCAAAAGTGTTATTAGCAGATGAGCCTACCGGAGCTCTTGATTCTACAACTTCTTATGAGGTTATGCAATTAATTCAAGAAATTAATGATGATGGAAAAACTATTTTGGTTGTTACTCATGAAGATGATATTGCTAAGATGTGTAAAAGAGTAGTTATACTTAAAGATGGTGTAATTATAGAAGATAAGTTTGTTGATCAAGTAAGAGCTTCTGACCATGTTTAA
- a CDS encoding ABC transporter permease: MFNRDSWQEIFETISKNKLRTFLSGFTVALGIFIFVILFGFGNGLKNSFQEFFMDDATNIFRLFPGRTNIPYNGFKTGRFIEFDNKDLAEIEKNFKYQIQYTTPRITRNYSVKFKSKSNNYGLRAVAPGHQNAEKTILMKGRYINNEDLKNKTKYAVIGRLVEKDLFEGKDALGQFIDIGKRSFKVVGVFQDDGGDNEERYVYIPYTTNQLIEKNTDKLEQIIVAFKPEIGYGGAMNFEEELMSFMKKRHNIHPNDQGAIYLRNVADDLEQNQQFGSLLQMVVSFVGLGTLIAGIIGISNIMVYVVKERTKELGIRKAIGASPRSVILIILQESIFITTAAGYVGLFSGIMLLSSLGDSLDDYFIKNPYINTGTAIFATIILIVFGAIAGYVPARRAARIKPIVALRDE; the protein is encoded by the coding sequence ATGTTTAATAGAGATAGTTGGCAAGAAATATTTGAAACAATCTCAAAAAATAAATTGAGAACATTTCTTTCAGGCTTTACAGTAGCTCTGGGTATATTCATTTTTGTCATTCTGTTTGGTTTTGGTAATGGACTAAAAAACTCATTTCAAGAGTTTTTTATGGATGATGCTACTAATATTTTTAGACTATTTCCAGGTAGAACTAATATTCCTTACAATGGTTTTAAAACAGGCCGTTTTATAGAGTTTGATAATAAGGATTTAGCTGAAATAGAGAAAAATTTTAAATATCAAATTCAATACACTACACCTCGTATAACCCGAAATTATTCAGTTAAATTTAAAAGTAAATCAAATAATTATGGATTAAGAGCTGTTGCTCCTGGGCATCAAAATGCAGAGAAAACGATCTTAATGAAAGGGAGGTATATTAATAATGAGGATTTAAAAAATAAAACCAAATACGCTGTTATTGGTCGCTTAGTTGAAAAAGATTTGTTTGAAGGGAAAGATGCTTTAGGTCAGTTTATTGATATTGGAAAAAGATCATTTAAGGTAGTTGGAGTTTTCCAAGATGATGGCGGAGATAATGAGGAAAGATATGTCTACATACCATATACTACAAATCAATTAATAGAAAAAAATACAGACAAATTAGAGCAAATTATAGTGGCTTTCAAACCTGAAATTGGCTATGGGGGAGCTATGAATTTTGAAGAAGAATTGATGTCTTTTATGAAAAAGCGTCACAACATTCATCCAAATGACCAGGGTGCAATTTATTTAAGGAATGTGGCTGATGATTTAGAGCAAAACCAACAGTTTGGAAGTTTGCTTCAAATGGTTGTATCATTTGTAGGCTTAGGAACTTTAATAGCAGGAATTATTGGTATTAGTAATATTATGGTTTATGTTGTTAAAGAAAGAACCAAAGAATTAGGCATTAGAAAAGCAATTGGAGCTTCACCGAGGTCTGTTATTTTAATCATATTACAAGAATCAATTTTTATTACAACGGCAGCTGGTTACGTAGGTTTGTTTTCAGGTATAATGTTGCTTAGTTCTTTAGGTGATTCATTAGATGACTATTTTATTAAAAATCCATATATAAATACAGGTACAGCTATTTTTGCAACCATAATTTTAATTGTATTTGGAGCAATAGCTGGATATGTACCGGCAAGAAGAGCAGCCAGAATTAAACCAATTGTAGCTTTAAGAGACGAATAA
- a CDS encoding ABC transporter permease translates to MMLIFNRDTWQEIFGSIQKNKSRTIITVIGVLWGIFIYIVLSGAAKGLDNGFEEKFEDVAMNSMFAWAQQTSVPYAGFKTGRPIQLKLNDVQVLKTRIPEIQYIAPRIVKGAFGGESGSVVFGQRTGSYSIYGDYPVLSKIATQKIYNGGRFVNNNDIETNRKVCVIGERTQKELFAKDVDPIGKFIRIDNVFFRVIGVKKFEDGGGFGDDGDITIPFSTYRKLYNTGNDVGWLAIAAYDDADVIKVEEDVKKVLKKIHQISPEDERAIGSFNLGELFNKINGFAKGLTFLSLVVGVATIIAGVIGIGNILLISVKERTKELGVRRALGATPSEVRGQIILESVFLTLIAGIFGIVLGSFVLKIIDSATQETDIPYTNPTVPIPYVIGALVIMVVLGTLIGLIPAQRAVSIKPIDALREE, encoded by the coding sequence ATAATGTTGATATTTAATCGAGATACTTGGCAAGAAATATTTGGCTCTATTCAAAAGAATAAGTCTAGAACCATTATTACTGTAATAGGTGTGTTGTGGGGTATCTTTATTTATATTGTTTTGTCAGGCGCTGCAAAAGGATTGGATAATGGCTTTGAAGAAAAATTTGAAGATGTAGCAATGAATAGTATGTTTGCTTGGGCTCAACAAACTAGTGTGCCTTATGCTGGTTTTAAAACAGGAAGGCCAATACAGTTAAAATTAAATGATGTTCAGGTTTTAAAAACTAGAATTCCTGAAATTCAATATATAGCGCCTCGAATAGTAAAGGGTGCCTTTGGTGGTGAATCTGGGAGTGTTGTTTTCGGTCAGCGGACAGGTTCTTATAGTATTTATGGTGACTATCCTGTATTATCTAAAATAGCAACACAAAAAATATACAATGGAGGACGCTTTGTAAATAATAATGACATTGAAACAAACAGGAAGGTATGTGTAATTGGTGAACGAACACAAAAAGAACTTTTTGCTAAAGATGTTGATCCTATTGGAAAGTTTATTAGAATTGATAACGTATTTTTCAGGGTTATTGGTGTTAAAAAGTTTGAAGATGGTGGCGGTTTTGGTGACGATGGAGATATTACTATACCTTTTTCAACTTACCGAAAATTATATAATACAGGAAATGATGTTGGCTGGCTAGCTATTGCTGCTTATGATGACGCAGATGTTATTAAAGTTGAAGAAGATGTAAAAAAAGTATTGAAGAAAATTCATCAAATATCACCAGAGGATGAAAGAGCTATAGGTTCATTTAATTTAGGTGAACTATTTAATAAAATTAACGGATTTGCTAAAGGCTTAACTTTCTTATCATTAGTAGTAGGTGTTGCAACGATTATTGCTGGAGTTATTGGTATTGGAAACATCTTGTTAATATCTGTTAAGGAAAGAACAAAAGAATTAGGCGTTAGAAGAGCTTTAGGAGCAACACCAAGCGAAGTAAGGGGTCAAATAATATTAGAGTCGGTATTTTTAACTTTAATTGCTGGAATTTTTGGTATTGTGTTAGGTTCATTTGTATTAAAAATAATAGATTCAGCAACACAAGAAACAGATATACCATACACTAATCCTACTGTTCCAATTCCTTATGTAATTGGGGCACTTGTTATTATGGTAGTATTAGGAACTTTAATCGGTTTAATTCCTGCTCAAAGAGCAGTTAGTATTAAGCCTATAGACGCTTTAAGAGAAGAATAA